The Leishmania mexicana MHOM/GT/2001/U1103 complete genome, chromosome 17 genomic interval CTTCGCTGCCCACAGACGTAGGCCTTCTGCggctcctctccctttcctcgTACGTCGCTCTGTTCTCCCGGCTGGTCTTTGTCTTTTGGTGTGTGTACGTAGTTCACCTCGCCGTCATGGCGCTTCTCTTGCATCCAGCTGAGTGAGTGTTCGCGCGTGAAGTGGTGTGAGTCTGCCGTATTCGTCAAAAGGCTTGACGGTGTCCCCTACGTGCGGGTACCTTCTTCTACCGAGTTTCAAAGGCTCACGCTAGCGGCTGCATCACGATTGCGTGTCTGCGGTTCTTTGCGGAAGGCACAGCCGAGCTCAAGGAGCACACAGCAACTGTtgaggggagaagagacgTAGGCCCTGAAGGAGCGACGCACATTGTGGCTCTGTGAAACACGGTTTCTTGCGTTTCTGCTGCGTTGTGCCCTTGCTGGTCAGAAAGCATCACAAGGGCGGCGCTCGCGGGGCAAATTGGGCTGTTCACATGAGGCCTGCCTCTTTGTCACTGCGCACAAGCTGCGTGGtgatgccccccccccccccccccagacGCCGGAGCACAGCAGCGTTCGTGCAACAAGGACGTCCGGTtgcaacagcagcggacGCTCTCGATCTCTGTCGCGGTCGATTCGTGCGTTTCTTCACGCCGTTCAGACACAGGAAGTTGCTCGGCAGTGCATCACAGTGGAACATGCGCACACCGCGGCCCGCCGTATCCCTTGACCTCTTTCCTCGAATCTGAATGTGCGAGGAGCAAAATGCTTTATTTGTCTCTGCCTCCCTGCCGCGCCCCTCTCATGTGCCCGTCGGCTCCCTTGCCAAGCACGTCGCGGTCTTGTGGGCATGACTACAACCGATTTCAAGGCAGGCTTCTCTttgtcctcctcgcgctgGGGCCGATCGAGGTTTCCTTTGCGTTATGGTAAATTGTTTCCCTCCCTGTTATTACTGTCCCTTGTCTTGGGTGAATTGCCTCGCAtctcctctgccgctccGATTTCTTCTCAATGCGTCCCACGGGCGGTCGCTCGTCTCTGCAAGGACGACGTCACGCCGTTCCTCGCTCACCTCTTTTCCCGTATGCGTAAAAGCTGATGATCTCGTCGCAGCAGTGAGTCCGGCGCTGGTACATGCATGTTGAGCAGAGACGAACACAAAACACATGACGACCGGAAAAAGGACTGAGGAATCCTCATGTAATATGTGGTCAGGCCGCGCATGAAGCGCAGCCAACGCGATTTGCTCATCGGCTCtctggcgccgcggcgccgcaacACAGCGTCTCTTCTCGCTCTCAAAGGCCTCTGTGAAAAATGTATGACTGCTGCACATCTTCGCCAGGTTATGATGAGCCAGTACTCAATTCTTACAACCGCCAGCATACACGAAGTGCGACCAGGAACGGCGACGGCTATCGCCAGCAGGAAGACAGGACCAGTAGTTTCCATTCACGGCAATCCCAGCATTACACCCATCCTCGTTTCGTATACCTTGCCGCTCTCCCGAcgctctgtctgtctctctctgcctgaCGGTTTTCTGTCCATTAAACCGAAGCAGTACCaaccttctctctcgtgcgtATCTCCCATCTCCGTCAGTTCCCCGTGGACCTTGTTGATTAGACAggtgcgcgcctgcgcttGTCCTACGTTCTCTTGCTCGCTTTTTCTAACTGAGAGAAGCACCGCCGTCTACCCGATAGCGCATCCCTTCATTCATCGAGCCGTCATCACGCCATTATCGCTCCTCCCACTCATTTGTGTctctcgccttcttctcgcCTTCCGTCGCCGCATGCCGTGCGCACCTGGGCCTACGAAGGCCGTCCTCCTGGTGAACTTGGGCACCACGACTGCACCAACCGCACCAGCGATCCGCAGATTCCTGCGCGAGTTCCTTTCCGATCGCCGCGTTATTGACGTGCCGCGCTTTCTGTGGTACTCAATTCTCTATGGCTTCATCCTGCCCTTTCGCCCACGCCGCATCACTCCGCTGTACAAGGCCATTTGGATCAAGAGCGACTCTGGTGTGATCATTAATGGTAAGACCGAGGGGTCACCGTTGACACTGTACTCGGAAAGTCTTGCAACGAAGGTGCAGGCGTCAGTGGACAAGACCTCAAGCGGTTCCGTTGTGGCGCGTCACGCAATGCGGTATGGGATCAAGAACATCCCATCGACTCTCAAGGCGCTACACGACGAATTCCCGACGATCCGCGAGTTGATCGTTCTGCCGTTGTTTCCGCAGTACACCTCCACGACATCCGCAAGCATTTATGACGAGGTGTTTAAGTTCTACATGGATACAAAGCGCCGCTCCATTCCCAGCCTGCGAACCGTTCGCGACTATGCTGAGCACACCGTCTACATCGAAGCTCTCGCATCGAGTCTCTTGAGCAGCATCAAggcacacgccaccgcgaAGGCCGGCGCCGCCAAGGACTGGAAGTCGGCCCTCGCCGACCAGCTCCCGGGGATTGGTATCATCATCACGTACCATAGTATCCCTGTCCGCTACGTCGAAGAACAGGATGACTACCCGCATCGATGCGAGGCCACCACGGCCGCTATCAAGGCCTACGTCGAGAAGGAGGCCGGCATCTCCCTCAACGGTTGCCTCGTACACGTCTACCAATCCCAGTTTGGCAATCAACCGTGGCTTGGTCCTACTCTCAACGCTGCGGCCACTGCTTTtccactccctccccacGATGCTAGAAAGCAGGCCTTCAGTGATGCCCACCGCGACAAAGCTCTCTTGACGAAGCAGGCGAATATCTGCTTTGCCATGGCGCCAGGCTTTGCTGTGGACTGTGTGGAGACCTTGAACGAGATCGAGCGGGAGGCTGGTGAAATCTTCATGAAAAGCGGTGGCCACAAGTTCATTTATGTTCCGTGCCTcaacgacagcgacgcccaTGTCAAGGTGCTCACCTCAGTCGTTGGCGCGTGAGTTGGTGCTgcaacgccgctgttgtgggactcctttttcgtttgcGCCCTCTCTTGCCGCAGCTCAACTGCACGGTTTTAATCCATCATCCCACGCGCACTGACTTGTTACATCGAGGCACGCAACGGTTAACGCACGTCACCACACACCGTGACCACTATGTGtgctccctcttcccccttctttTGGTGTGTTCGCGTGCGTGGCTAACCGTATCGCCTTACGGTGACGCACCAGCGACAGTGACTGCCGGTGTGGCGCCGGTCGCCTTTTTCACCGCCTCCCACGCAAAGCGTCCAACAAGGCGCAAAACAGAGCGCATTCCTGGCAACGTGCAAACCTGAGGGGCGCAAGAAAAAACCGTTGCCTTCGcatccttctctccctttccgttccctcgtgtgcgcctgtgctgcgTGTTCACCACTCTCGCTCAATCTGCGCTCATCGTCGGCCACAAGGTTTGCTCTCGACATGACGGCCTTTggcccccgctgctgctacctcTTGCCATTCTCGTGTTCGTGGTGCGATGCTTCCGTTCATATGCACAGATTtccgccttttcctttccgtCTCCCTTTCTGATTCTCTCCCGTGTATCTCTCCCACTCTACCGGCAGGTCCAACACATATCCATCGGAAGAACACGCACGCGGTCGCTATCGCCGcccgctcctcttctccgcctcttttTGCGCTTGTTATAATGGAGTTTTTTCAAGTTGTCGACCCAGTTAC includes:
- a CDS encoding ferrochelatase-like protein is translated as MPCAPGPTKAVLLVNLGTTTAPTAPAIRRFLREFLSDRRVIDVPRFLWYSILYGFILPFRPRRITPLYKAIWIKSDSGVIINGKTEGSPLTLYSESLATKVQASVDKTSSGSVVARHAMRYGIKNIPSTLKALHDEFPTIRELIVLPLFPQYTSTTSASIYDEVFKFYMDTKRRSIPSLRTVRDYAEHTVYIEALASSLLSSIKAHATAKAGAAKDWKSALADQLPGIGIIITYHSIPVRYVEEQDDYPHRCEATTAAIKAYVEKEAGISLNGCLVHVYQSQFGNQPWLGPTLNAAATAFPLPPHDARKQAFSDAHRDKALLTKQANICFAMAPGFAVDCVETLNEIEREAGEIFMKSGGHKFIYVPCLNDSDAHVKVLTSVVGA